In a genomic window of Procambarus clarkii isolate CNS0578487 chromosome 12, FALCON_Pclarkii_2.0, whole genome shotgun sequence:
- the LOC123772880 gene encoding uncharacterized protein, translated as MELLPQHVHSPDPPRSWLSKSTAVGAVAGFLVIIMLPFLHFGIISHLWDKFNYKVDREMCSCSCWDTIFKGVYERGPAGYKHVYFNITSNTLKIWIVTALAVILLYETIKRIVRIYIDGKVRWSMVVLLGASVYPHYYSWWSYFNYWNDDFYSQWNHQLFFSFTELASTITVVYLIDKNIGVTARRALIITDIAIIHIMTSGFDQFVNNVVQGNGMLHQVLRDIFFMIPDILHLILPLLELKKIAHSRNVPTAYLISNKEFFSSVGFVLCGWCLCLVL; from the exons ATGGAGCTGCTACCACAGCACGTACACAGTCCAGATCCGCCAAGATCGTGGCTCTCCAAGTCTACAGCTGTAGGAGCTGTAGCTGGATTTTTGGTCATAATTATGCTGCCTTTCTTGCACTTTGGAATAATCTCTCACCTCTGGGATAAGTTCAATTACAAAGTTGACCGAGAGATGTGTTCATGCTCGTGCTGGGACACAATATTTAAAG GAGTATATGAGAGAGGACCAGCAGGGTATAAACATGTATACTTTAACATCACTTCCAATACTCTCAAGATCTGGATTGTTACAGCGCTAGCAGTCATACTCTTATATGAAACTATTAAGAGAATAGTGAGAATTTATATTGACGGAAAG GTACGATGGTCCATGGTGGTTCTTCTGGGAGCCAGCGTCTATCCTCATTACTACTCGTGGTGGTCTTATTTTAATTATTGGAATGACGACTTCTACAGCCAATGGAACCATCAGCTTTTCTTTTCTTTCACAGAGTTGGCATCCACCATCACAGTAGTGTATTTAATAGACAA GAACATAGGGGTGACAGCAAGACGAGCCTTAATCATTACCGACATCGCCATAATTCACATCATGACTTCTGGTTTTGACCAGTTTGTCAACAATGTTGTCCAAGGAAATGGAATGCTTCATCAG GTACTGCGCGATATATTTTTCATGATTCCTGATATCCTTCATCTAATCCTACCATTATTAGAGCTCAAGAAAATTGCTCATTCGCGTAATGTGCCAACAGCGTATCTTATTTCCAACAAAGAATTTTTTTCTTCTGTGGGTTTTGTCCTTTGTGGATGGTGTCTTTGCTTAGTGCTTTAA